The sequence below is a genomic window from Ensifer adhaerens.
GATTTCCGGCAACACACTCTATCTTTCGGGCCAGTTACCCGTGGAGGGCGGCAAGGTCGCCGTCACCGGGATTGTCGGCAAGGACGTGACGTTGGATGAGGCCAAGCGCGCGGCGGAACTCTGCGCCATCAACATTCTTGCCCAGGCGTCAGCAGCGCTTGGCGGCGACCTGACGCGGGTCAAGCGTCTGATCAAGATCAATGGCTTCGTCGCGTCGGCACCAGACTTCACCAGCCAGCATCTCGTCATCAACGGCGCATCCGACCTGCTGGTCAACGTGCTCGGCGAAGCCGGCAAGCATGCGCGCGCCGCTGTCGGCATGGCCTGCCTGCCCCTCAACGCCTCCGTCGAAATCGACGCCATTCTGGAAATCGCGTGATGTCGGACTTTGCCTGGCTGACCGAACGCCCGATCGCCCATCGCGGCTATCACGACATGAACAAGACGGTGTGGGAAAACACGCTTTCTGCGTTCCAGCGCGCCATTGACGCGGGCTTCGCCATCGAATGCGACCTTCAATATGCGGCTGACGGCGTGCCTGTCGTCTTTCACGACGACGACCTGCAGCGGCTGTGCAACATGCCGGGCGACGTGAGGGCGAAAACGTCCGCAGAACTCTCGCTGATGACCATCGGCGGAACCAAGGACCGCGTACCGAAGTTGAGGGACATGCTCAACCTGGTGAAGGGCAAGGTTCCACTCGTCATAGAACTCAAAGGCCGCGCCGGGGACGACGATGGCTTTGTCGAATCCGTTCTCGACACGCTTGAAGGCTATCGCGGGCCGGTTGCGCTGATGAGCTTCGACCATTGGCTGTTGAGGGAACTGAAGGAGATCGGCGTGCCCTACCCCGTTGGCCTGACTGCCCATGGCGACAAGCCGGAGATCTGGGAGCAGCAGAAAGAGGAGATGGCAATCGGTCTCGACTTCACCTCCTACCACTATGCCCATCTGCCCAATCCGTTTACAGACGGGCTTCGTAGCAAGGGCATCCCGGTCATTACCTGGACGGTGCGCGACGCGGCTGCCATCAAGCAGACCTTCGAAAACGCAGACCAGATGACCTTCGAAGGCTTTGATCCCCGCGAGACTCACGCCGCCTGATGACAGACCTAAAGCGCCGCATCATCGAGACCATTTCCTCCGTTCCCAAAGCGGATTGGGATCGGCTCGACGGTGCGGCCCGCGGCGGACGAATTCCGTACAATCCTTTCGTGTCGCATGCCTATCTGTCAGCGCTGGAGGATTCGGGCTCCGCCGTGTCCCGCGCCGGCTGGCAGCCGCGCCATATGGCCCTTGAGGGAGATGACGGGCGGATTGCTGCAGTGATTCCCTGTTATGGCAAGTCGCACAGCCAGGGCGAATATGTTTTTGACCATGCCTGGGCGGATGCCTATGAGCGGGCCGGCGGGCGCTATTATCCGAAGTTTCAGTGCACGGTTCCCTTCACCCCGGCGAGCGGCCCTCGCCTACTGGTGACAGATGGGCGTACGGACCTGAAGAAGCAGCTTTCAAAGGCGCTGCGCGAGGAGACAGACCGGTTGGGTTTGTCTTCGGCGCATGTCACCTTCCTGCAAGAGGACGATCTGTCGGTTCTCGAGAGCGACGGCTATCTGCATCGCACCGATCAGCAATTCCATTTCCTCAACAAGGGCTATTCGAGCCACAAGGATTTCTTGAATGAACTCTCCTCCTCCAAGCGCAAGAACCTGCGCAAGGAGCGGCGCTCGGCGCTTGAAAACGGGATCAGCATCGACTGGCTGGCCGGGGGCGACCTGACCGAAGATATCTGGGACCAGTTCTTCGCCTTCTACATGGATACCGGCAGCCGCAAATGGGGGCGCCCCTATCTCACCCGCGAATTCTATTCACTGATCGGCGAGCGGATGGCGGACGATATTTTGCTCGTGATGGCGAAGCGCGAGGGACGCTATGTCGCCGGCGCGATCAATTTCATTGGCGAGGATGCGCTTTATGGGCGGCATTGGGGCTGCATCGAGGATCACCCCTTCCTGCATTTCGAGGTCTGCTATCATCAGGCCATCGATTTTGCGATTGCGCGGAAGCTCGACCGCGTCGAGGCCGGGGCGCAAGGCGAGCACAAGTTGGCGCGCGGCTATCTGCCGGTGACGACGCATTCGGCGCATTACATCGCCCATCCCGGTTTACGCAACGCCGTCGCCGACTATCTGGAGCGCGAGCGCGAGGCGATTGCCGAGACAGGCGAATATCTTTCCGAACATAGCCCTTTCCGGAAGGGCGAAGAGCAGCCGTGACGGCTATACAAGACAGGGAGACACAACATGTCCGCGACCTATGACGATAACAACATCTTCGCCAAGATCCTGCGCGGCGAAATTCCGGCCTTCAAGGTCTATGAGGATGACGATACGCTTGCCTTCATGGACGTGATGCCGCAATCGACGGGTCACACGCTGGTCATTCCGAAGGCGCCTTCGCGCAATCTCCTCGATGCTGATCCGGCTGTACTTTCGAAGACGATCCCGGTGGTGCAGAAAATCGCCGTTGCCGCCAAGAAGGCTTTTGCCGCCGATGGCATCCAGATCGTTCAGTTCAACGAACCGGCCTCGGGCCAGACCGTCTACCACCTGCATTTCCACATCATCCCGCGCTTCGAAGGTGTGGCGCTCAAGCCGCATAGCGGAAAGATGGAGGACATGGAGGTTCTGAAGGCCAATGCCGAAAAGCTGAAGGCGGCGCTCTGATTTCTGCTTTCGGGCTGTCGAAAAGGGAGACGGGCTTGCCCGTCTTGCCTCACGGATCTGACCTTTTCAGATGCCGAGAAAGTGCAGCCCCACGGCAAGAACTGCCAGCGCCACGGCAATGCCTGCGACCATGTTCTTCTTCAGGAGCAGGAACACGGCAAAGCCAGCGACAGCCGCGCCGATCCGCAGGGTGATCGGCGTTCCGGCGAGCACGCCGCCGGGATAGAGAACCTGGCTGGCGATAACGCCCGCAACCAGGGCAGTTGCGACCGCGCGCACCCAGACCAGGGCCTCGCTCTCTTCCGAAAGCTGCTTGCCGCCGAAAACGCCGAGCCAGCGCCAGATGTCGGTACCGAGCGTGCCGGCAATCAGGATGAAGGAGAAGACGCCGATCTCTTGTGCAGTCATGGTGCGCGCCTCCGCCTCGACCTGTCGATGGCATAGGCGAAGGTGCCCGCGACCAAACCGGTCAGCAACATGTCGATCTGCGGCGCGAGATAATGCGAGGCAGGCGCCACGATGACGCCGAGACCCAGCGCCCAGTACACCACCGGCTGGCGCGCCGATTCCCAGATCGACATGACAAAATACATCGGCGTCAGGAAATAGAGAGTGCCCGCCGCAATCGGCGGCAGT
It includes:
- a CDS encoding Branched-chain amino acid transport protein (AzlD), whose protein sequence is MTAQEIGVFSFILIAGTLGTDIWRWLGVFGGKQLSEESEALVWVRAVATALVAGVIASQVLYPGGVLAGTPITLRIGAAVAGFAVFLLLKKNMVAGIAVALAVLAVGLHFLGI
- a CDS encoding Glycerophosphoryl diester phosphodiesterase, which codes for MSDFAWLTERPIAHRGYHDMNKTVWENTLSAFQRAIDAGFAIECDLQYAADGVPVVFHDDDLQRLCNMPGDVRAKTSAELSLMTIGGTKDRVPKLRDMLNLVKGKVPLVIELKGRAGDDDGFVESVLDTLEGYRGPVALMSFDHWLLRELKEIGVPYPVGLTAHGDKPEIWEQQKEEMAIGLDFTSYHYAHLPNPFTDGLRSKGIPVITWTVRDAAAIKQTFENADQMTFEGFDPRETHAA
- a CDS encoding Enamine deaminase RidA, house cleaning of reactive enamine intermediates, YjgF/YER057c/UK114 family; this encodes MTDEISKRLETLGITLPVAAAPAANYVPYVISGNTLYLSGQLPVEGGKVAVTGIVGKDVTLDEAKRAAELCAINILAQASAALGGDLTRVKRLIKINGFVASAPDFTSQHLVINGASDLLVNVLGEAGKHARAAVGMACLPLNASVEIDAILEIA
- a CDS encoding histidine triad (HIT) family protein, with the translated sequence MSATYDDNNIFAKILRGEIPAFKVYEDDDTLAFMDVMPQSTGHTLVIPKAPSRNLLDADPAVLSKTIPVVQKIAVAAKKAFAADGIQIVQFNEPASGQTVYHLHFHIIPRFEGVALKPHSGKMEDMEVLKANAEKLKAAL